One genomic window of Stieleria sp. JC731 includes the following:
- a CDS encoding glycosyltransferase, with the protein MAIVDMVKILRSISFIGVISGLQPLRKAEPLLALQNRSIRTTKFPGMMTTTRPAVSVLMPIWNANETYLTEAVKSLQGQSLQSWELVVVEDPSESMSDAVLGAIGDPRIRYHHNSTRTSLVQQLNLGLSLCQSDFIARFDADDRCKPERLQKQLAFLEGRPEYGVCGCQLEIINQSGKATAKRFYPVESDSIGQMMMIRNVIPHPGAMFRKSLVESLGGYREDHPYAEDYDLWCRMLKQGAKLHNDATQLLEYRIHDGQIKSQKLRSQIAGTIAVKKEHWRDEMALSAKFRMCAEQALLAIPPKLVSKVFQLLYHQS; encoded by the coding sequence ATGGCCATTGTCGACATGGTGAAGATTCTGCGATCAATCTCGTTCATTGGAGTGATTTCAGGGCTTCAACCGTTGCGTAAGGCCGAGCCTTTGTTAGCGTTGCAGAACCGATCGATTCGTACGACAAAATTTCCCGGAATGATGACGACCACTCGACCCGCCGTTTCTGTTCTCATGCCCATTTGGAATGCGAATGAAACCTACTTGACCGAGGCGGTCAAAAGTTTGCAAGGCCAGTCTTTGCAATCTTGGGAACTAGTCGTTGTGGAAGACCCTTCGGAGTCGATGTCCGATGCGGTTTTGGGAGCGATCGGTGACCCAAGAATACGCTACCATCACAACAGCACACGTACGTCGCTTGTGCAGCAACTCAATCTCGGACTGTCGCTTTGTCAGTCAGACTTTATCGCGAGGTTTGATGCTGACGATCGCTGCAAGCCGGAACGTTTGCAGAAGCAGCTCGCGTTTCTAGAAGGACGGCCCGAGTATGGTGTTTGTGGTTGTCAGCTTGAGATTATCAACCAATCAGGCAAGGCGACTGCGAAGCGATTCTATCCGGTCGAATCGGACTCGATTGGTCAAATGATGATGATTCGAAACGTGATTCCACATCCCGGTGCGATGTTTCGAAAGTCACTGGTTGAATCCCTTGGCGGCTATCGCGAGGACCATCCTTATGCGGAGGACTACGACCTTTGGTGCAGAATGCTAAAACAGGGTGCCAAGCTGCACAATGATGCAACGCAGTTGTTGGAATACCGAATCCACGATGGCCAAATCAAAAGCCAAAAGCTGCGAAGCCAAATCGCCGGAACGATCGCGGTCAAGAAAGAACACTGGCGGGATGAAATGGCCTTGTCGGCGAAATTCAGGATGTGTGCCGAGCAAGCACTACTCGCGATTCCACCCAAGCTGGTCTCAAAAGTGTTTCAGTTGCTTTATCACCAATCATGA
- a CDS encoding glycosyltransferase family 2 protein yields MVRVSFIIPTLNQAAFLARCIDSCLAQGISDSEILVQDGGSTDGTDSVLLRYGSKVSAISEPDDGQSDAINRCIRRADGDIIAWINSDDYYPTGDVLKVVSDAFEADNDVDIVYGDGMYVDQSGNSLRRFNSFPIESPRKTLIAHPTSPCSQPALFFRRELFEKVGGLRQDLHWAMDHELWFRMFTEARKWRYIPQVFAHMTLHSDAKSVRAISKQINEVAAIKNSFLKANHGRLSEYVRVMRGTWMVRCYQLAYNSGLLKYYWRYLQKRQSTRKR; encoded by the coding sequence ATGGTTCGCGTTTCATTCATTATTCCAACACTGAACCAAGCTGCATTCCTGGCGAGATGCATCGACAGTTGCCTAGCGCAAGGCATCTCGGACAGTGAAATCCTTGTTCAAGATGGCGGATCAACCGACGGAACAGATTCAGTTCTACTCCGCTATGGATCAAAGGTTTCAGCCATTTCCGAACCTGATGATGGGCAGTCCGATGCGATCAATCGATGCATTAGGAGAGCCGATGGCGACATCATCGCTTGGATTAATTCGGATGATTACTATCCGACCGGCGACGTTCTTAAAGTCGTGTCCGACGCTTTCGAAGCCGACAACGACGTAGACATCGTCTATGGAGACGGAATGTACGTTGACCAAAGCGGAAATTCGCTGCGTCGATTCAACAGTTTTCCGATCGAATCACCACGAAAAACGCTCATCGCCCACCCCACCAGCCCATGCTCGCAGCCGGCACTATTCTTTCGCCGTGAGCTTTTCGAAAAGGTTGGTGGGTTGAGACAAGATCTGCATTGGGCGATGGACCATGAGTTGTGGTTTCGGATGTTTACCGAGGCGCGGAAATGGCGATATATCCCCCAAGTGTTCGCGCACATGACGCTGCACTCCGACGCGAAAAGCGTGCGGGCGATTTCGAAACAGATCAACGAGGTCGCCGCGATCAAAAATAGTTTTCTCAAAGCCAATCACGGTCGACTGTCAGAGTACGTACGCGTGATGCGCGGCACCTGGATGGTTCGCTGCTATCAGCTTGCGTATAACAGCGGTTTGCTGAAATACTACTGGCGTTACCTGCAAAAGCGACAAAGCACTCGGAAACGCTGA
- a CDS encoding glycosyltransferase — protein sequence MRIAIIATLIHPDRVGGAETYARAIVPRLPAKAPHHDFTIVLPKGHDANLQGVNARTVELDLPVKHVYRRVIWEHTSLTQYLKRERFDLVHFLGTTASIGVAGPAVVTVHETLRFQAPESAGELIRLYYSLNHRSIVRRGFNLVGVSGYDTAMMRKHLHSPIDKTHVAALGGSERFENIPDNDQALDFLWIGHPYPHKNVPLLIESFAKAQIALQPNSRLRLVGLPEREQSKMREVAAQFGIQHRVSLHGKASERELRAHLDQSAVVCLPSSCESFGLPILEGLSCGRSIACSPHPALNELYAGHVFACSELTSDAYANALISAQEEYIMGESRDRHRQFAKRFNWDTCAQTTANVYDIALKQSDYA from the coding sequence TTGCGCATCGCCATCATCGCAACGCTAATCCATCCCGATCGAGTGGGCGGCGCGGAAACCTATGCCCGAGCGATTGTGCCACGGCTTCCCGCGAAGGCCCCCCATCACGATTTCACCATCGTGCTTCCCAAGGGACACGACGCGAATCTCCAGGGAGTGAATGCCAGGACAGTCGAGCTGGACCTGCCGGTCAAACACGTCTATCGCAGGGTCATTTGGGAACACACTTCGCTAACTCAGTATCTGAAACGGGAACGCTTCGATCTTGTTCATTTCCTTGGAACCACGGCTTCCATCGGAGTTGCGGGACCGGCAGTGGTGACGGTTCATGAAACCCTACGGTTCCAAGCACCTGAAAGCGCCGGCGAATTAATTCGTCTGTATTACTCGCTCAACCATAGGTCCATCGTACGACGAGGATTCAATCTCGTTGGCGTCTCTGGTTATGACACAGCGATGATGCGGAAGCACCTTCATTCGCCAATAGACAAAACGCATGTCGCAGCATTGGGCGGAAGCGAACGCTTTGAGAACATTCCTGACAATGATCAAGCCCTTGATTTTTTATGGATTGGCCATCCCTATCCACACAAAAATGTCCCATTGCTAATCGAAAGTTTTGCAAAGGCACAAATAGCGTTGCAACCGAATTCGCGTCTGCGACTTGTGGGACTTCCCGAACGTGAACAATCGAAAATGCGAGAGGTTGCTGCACAATTTGGGATCCAACATCGAGTATCCCTGCATGGGAAGGCCAGCGAACGGGAACTCCGCGCGCACCTTGATCAATCGGCTGTCGTCTGCTTGCCATCAAGCTGTGAAAGCTTTGGACTGCCGATTCTGGAAGGCCTAAGCTGCGGACGAAGCATCGCGTGCAGCCCACACCCGGCACTGAATGAACTCTATGCAGGCCACGTCTTTGCTTGCAGCGAACTGACCTCCGATGCATATGCCAATGCGTTGATATCAGCACAAGAAGAGTACATCATGGGCGAGTCTCGCGATCGCCACCGTCAATTTGCAAAGCGATTCAACTGGGACACTTGCGCACAAACAACAGCCAATGTCTACGACATCGCTCTCAAGCAATCAGACTATGCTTAA
- a CDS encoding glycosyltransferase, with protein MNVTLVSTHGVRGGAARATKRLHDGLRAQNCDARLLTRFHSGEDTAGIQPVYPATAVFKNAYLSAKSLMLRLPVMRYQTGPNCDLFSLSRGPIADMDRRCQDADVVHLHWITAMVDLPSLLTQLPNHIPMVWTLHDLNLMTGGCHYNGPCDLYQQQCGSCPELHSRRVKDLAHRNFNFKRDLFDQIDPQRLTIVAPSRWIGECAQKSRLLRRFRICHLPNGIDVDIFKPTYRDARRKQLQLRRDEVAMLFVADSVGNFRKGFDLLLKALRQLKTADPVVLLVLGRAEQSQLARVASPNIRIISLGYIEDEHEMAEIYSAADLFVIPSRQDNLPNTVLESLACGTPVVGFRQGGIIDMVIDGETGLLARPNDCESLSAMISTMIENRDLRTRMSPLARQWVLQHFTLKQMASEHISLYQELTSQIAA; from the coding sequence ATGAACGTTACTCTTGTCAGCACGCACGGCGTCCGGGGTGGCGCGGCACGAGCGACCAAACGGCTGCACGATGGCTTGCGAGCCCAAAACTGCGACGCACGCCTGTTGACTCGGTTTCACAGCGGCGAAGACACGGCTGGCATTCAGCCTGTCTATCCAGCCACGGCAGTTTTCAAGAATGCCTACCTATCGGCAAAAAGCTTGATGCTTCGACTGCCGGTGATGCGCTACCAAACCGGACCAAATTGCGATCTGTTCTCGCTAAGCCGAGGACCGATCGCAGATATGGATCGTCGCTGCCAAGATGCAGACGTCGTTCACTTGCACTGGATAACGGCGATGGTTGACCTTCCATCGCTACTGACACAGCTGCCAAATCACATCCCAATGGTCTGGACTCTTCATGACCTAAACTTGATGACTGGTGGATGCCACTACAACGGCCCCTGCGACTTGTATCAACAGCAATGTGGATCTTGCCCAGAACTTCATTCTCGTCGCGTCAAAGACCTGGCCCATCGAAATTTCAATTTTAAACGAGACCTCTTTGATCAGATCGATCCTCAACGATTGACCATCGTCGCTCCGTCGCGATGGATCGGTGAGTGTGCTCAAAAAAGCCGATTGCTTCGTCGTTTTCGAATCTGTCATCTTCCCAACGGTATCGACGTCGATATTTTCAAACCGACCTATCGCGACGCACGCAGGAAGCAACTTCAACTGCGTCGTGACGAAGTTGCGATGTTATTTGTTGCCGATAGTGTTGGCAATTTCCGAAAAGGGTTCGACTTGCTTCTGAAGGCACTGCGTCAATTGAAGACGGCCGATCCTGTAGTACTGTTAGTGCTTGGACGCGCCGAACAAAGTCAGCTTGCTAGGGTCGCCTCACCCAACATCAGAATCATCTCACTCGGCTACATTGAGGATGAACACGAAATGGCCGAGATCTACAGCGCTGCTGATCTCTTTGTGATCCCCTCGCGGCAAGACAACCTTCCCAATACGGTCCTGGAAAGCCTCGCGTGTGGAACCCCCGTTGTCGGATTCCGCCAAGGTGGAATCATCGACATGGTAATCGATGGTGAAACGGGTCTACTTGCCCGTCCGAACGATTGCGAAAGCCTTTCGGCGATGATCAGTACAATGATCGAAAACCGAGACCTTCGTACACGAATGTCGCCACTTGCAAGGCAATGGGTGTTACAACATTTCACACTTAAACAGATGGCTAGCGAACATATCTCGCTCTATCAAGAACTGACTTCGCAAATCGCCGCTTAG
- a CDS encoding DUF2304 domain-containing protein — protein sequence MIPFQWLFGGLLLAALAVEVMLQLRHQSRRSIGLMRGSVWATALVLVLNPNILQQIASRLSIGRGADFLLYTLAVCFPIVGFYLLHSIEKQRQQITQLVRALAQKTPYHSPTEPILARPLDRDNGDA from the coding sequence ATGATTCCCTTTCAATGGCTCTTTGGCGGGCTGTTGCTTGCCGCGCTCGCTGTTGAAGTGATGCTTCAGTTGCGGCACCAGAGTCGTCGCTCGATTGGTTTGATGCGTGGTTCGGTCTGGGCCACTGCACTTGTGCTGGTGCTGAACCCCAACATCTTGCAGCAGATCGCGTCTCGCTTAAGCATTGGTCGTGGAGCGGACTTTCTGCTCTACACGCTTGCCGTTTGCTTTCCGATCGTGGGATTTTACTTGCTGCATTCAATTGAAAAGCAGCGTCAGCAGATCACGCAATTGGTTCGCGCACTCGCGCAGAAGACGCCCTACCATTCTCCCACCGAACCGATCCTGGCCCGGCCATTGGATCGTGATAACGGTGATGCATAG
- a CDS encoding glycosyltransferase family 2 protein — translation MSLVASRPIETSDASVERKCESLPLDSVTENAVRSSVGRLFVVIPAYNESSRIKTVIDNLRRSGVRDIVVVDDGSADDTANLAAAEDVWVLRHIVNRGQGAALQTGIDFAISNQADLIVTFDADGQHRGEDLLKMIQPIVDGRADVTLGSRFLGNAENVPPLRRLILKAGVVLTRLTSGLPLTDTHNGYRVMTSNAATRLRMFEDGMAHASEFLDRLAASKLRWTEVPVTIRYTEGTLEKGQRNSAAFRILFRIFISKVTR, via the coding sequence GTGTCATTGGTAGCAAGCCGACCTATCGAAACATCTGACGCGTCTGTCGAACGCAAGTGTGAAAGCTTGCCGCTTGACAGCGTCACGGAGAATGCTGTTCGAAGCTCGGTCGGGCGTCTGTTTGTTGTCATTCCGGCGTATAACGAATCATCCAGGATAAAGACGGTCATCGACAACCTGCGGCGATCGGGAGTTCGTGACATCGTTGTGGTTGATGATGGGTCAGCCGACGATACCGCGAACCTTGCTGCGGCCGAAGATGTTTGGGTTCTCCGCCACATTGTCAATCGCGGCCAAGGTGCGGCACTGCAAACCGGAATTGATTTTGCAATTTCAAACCAAGCGGACTTGATTGTCACCTTCGATGCCGACGGCCAACACCGTGGCGAAGACCTGCTCAAAATGATTCAGCCCATCGTCGATGGCCGAGCCGACGTGACGCTGGGAAGTCGCTTTTTAGGCAATGCAGAAAACGTGCCTCCACTGCGTCGACTGATCTTGAAAGCTGGGGTTGTGCTGACTCGATTGACAAGCGGATTGCCATTAACTGACACACATAATGGCTATCGTGTAATGACATCAAACGCCGCAACGCGATTGCGAATGTTTGAAGACGGAATGGCGCACGCAAGCGAATTTCTGGACCGTTTGGCAGCCTCAAAACTGCGATGGACCGAAGTCCCCGTCACGATTCGATATACCGAAGGGACGTTAGAAAAAGGGCAACGAAATTCGGCCGCGTTTCGAATTCTCTTTCGAATCTTTATCTCAAAGGTGACCCGATGA
- a CDS encoding tetratricopeptide repeat protein — translation MMDARTQSRKDFLFGGGLAIGLLTLVVFAHLPGVNGAFVFDDVPEIRDNPSLGQVPSISQLLRTRSVTYLTLRLNYWFGGSSPTSYHLVNVAIHILNSFAVWIVLTELFERLSIPSRLRSGFSSRSIAYAIALLWSVHPITTQAVAYTIQRAESLWGLLFLVGWWLYLKAQGRRVWQVASIIVFWLAIGSKEPAVFALAVVAAFDWLSSDVSGREWLRSRWIFFVLLLAPVLLGGLFVVGPTLWNSDDSAAAGFAIKHLLPIQYWLTQPAVTLRYLWLVVWPAGQTFDYLWPPATNPQKILVSIALIGSMLIGTFWGLWRRNWWSLFPLGFFVCIATTAFVPLLDIIVEHRIYLASVWVIAAIVLVSIRFIQPSKHTAAAIVFVLTLVLGVSTFRRSELYASPVELWKDTANKAPWNYRAFFNIGSTLLTADQPEDSLPYFEKAFQASGLQWQPDYEKANVYSGYAAALSAVDQWAEAVVAAETAVKLTPGGSEHLIRLADVHLAHNHLQEAEQSLYQAIQNRPLRADLYVHLTSVLAAQKRWGVALEWINKGISLCGADDRSLVLRKAQLDWMNDDQVAANKVLGSLSGSGDIDDTVRELGRWLAESNRFDESERVLAVIGERPSQNPDVAKLRYRSAFRNGDLDLAESMIKKQLISVASDQRQYWEIEAALMNARRGELNASLDQLRRLQGKANDDPHFHAAIADVFRWSDRKPEAIKHYREAIELGQPESSVFNNLGALISNDDPAAAERYLRRAVEIDRSNFNAWHSLGNALVRQGKLQDAIKCYQSAVQINPGFQPARIVLDRLARLENDSAK, via the coding sequence ATGATGGACGCCCGGACACAATCTCGAAAAGACTTTTTGTTTGGTGGCGGACTTGCCATTGGGCTGCTCACGCTCGTCGTGTTCGCCCATTTACCTGGAGTCAACGGAGCCTTTGTTTTCGATGATGTTCCGGAGATCCGCGACAACCCGAGTCTGGGGCAGGTTCCCTCGATCTCTCAATTGCTGCGAACCAGGTCAGTCACCTATTTGACGCTTCGGTTGAACTATTGGTTTGGTGGCTCGTCGCCGACAAGCTATCACTTGGTCAATGTGGCAATCCACATTCTCAACTCGTTCGCAGTTTGGATCGTTCTCACGGAACTGTTCGAACGTTTGTCTATACCATCGAGACTGCGCAGTGGTTTTAGTAGTCGATCGATCGCCTACGCAATTGCGTTGCTATGGTCGGTTCATCCGATAACAACGCAAGCGGTCGCGTATACGATCCAGCGAGCCGAGTCACTTTGGGGATTGCTGTTTCTGGTCGGATGGTGGTTGTACTTGAAGGCCCAGGGAAGACGTGTGTGGCAAGTCGCTTCGATCATCGTGTTCTGGTTGGCGATCGGATCCAAGGAGCCTGCGGTTTTTGCACTCGCGGTGGTCGCCGCGTTCGATTGGCTTTCTTCGGACGTTAGTGGACGCGAGTGGTTGCGGAGTCGGTGGATCTTCTTTGTGTTGTTACTAGCGCCGGTGTTGTTGGGTGGCCTGTTCGTGGTCGGTCCAACGCTGTGGAATTCGGATGATTCCGCCGCCGCCGGATTTGCGATCAAACACCTTTTACCAATTCAATACTGGCTAACACAGCCAGCGGTCACGTTGCGATATCTTTGGTTGGTGGTGTGGCCTGCTGGGCAAACGTTTGACTACCTTTGGCCTCCAGCAACCAACCCGCAGAAGATCCTCGTCTCGATCGCTTTGATCGGTTCGATGCTGATCGGTACGTTTTGGGGGCTGTGGCGACGGAATTGGTGGAGTCTTTTTCCGTTGGGATTCTTTGTTTGTATCGCGACAACTGCATTCGTCCCGTTGCTGGATATCATCGTTGAACATCGAATCTATCTGGCGAGCGTTTGGGTGATCGCAGCGATCGTGCTTGTCTCGATTCGATTTATTCAGCCGTCAAAGCATACAGCTGCAGCAATTGTGTTTGTGCTGACACTGGTTCTTGGGGTTTCAACATTCCGCCGGTCGGAACTTTATGCCTCGCCGGTAGAGCTTTGGAAAGACACCGCGAACAAAGCGCCTTGGAACTACCGAGCGTTCTTCAATATCGGTTCGACGCTTCTGACTGCTGATCAACCTGAAGATTCACTCCCGTATTTTGAAAAAGCATTTCAAGCGAGCGGTCTTCAATGGCAACCAGATTATGAAAAGGCCAATGTGTATTCTGGCTACGCCGCTGCCTTGTCTGCGGTGGATCAATGGGCGGAAGCTGTCGTCGCAGCCGAAACAGCGGTCAAGCTGACGCCCGGCGGAAGCGAACATTTGATTCGCTTGGCCGACGTCCATCTTGCACACAACCATTTGCAAGAAGCCGAGCAATCGCTTTACCAAGCAATCCAGAATCGACCTCTCCGAGCTGATTTGTACGTTCACTTAACATCGGTGCTAGCTGCACAGAAGCGATGGGGCGTTGCTTTGGAATGGATCAACAAGGGGATCTCTCTATGCGGTGCGGACGATCGTTCGCTCGTTCTTCGGAAAGCTCAACTCGATTGGATGAACGACGATCAGGTAGCCGCCAACAAGGTTTTAGGTTCGCTTTCAGGTTCGGGAGATATTGATGACACTGTCCGTGAACTGGGGCGATGGCTTGCCGAGTCCAATCGCTTTGACGAATCTGAACGTGTGCTTGCGGTGATCGGTGAAAGGCCAAGCCAGAATCCTGATGTCGCCAAACTCCGTTATCGATCAGCATTTCGCAATGGCGACCTGGATCTTGCCGAGTCAATGATTAAGAAACAGTTGATCAGCGTTGCATCGGATCAGCGACAGTATTGGGAGATTGAGGCGGCGTTGATGAACGCCCGGCGTGGTGAACTAAACGCATCGCTTGATCAATTGCGTCGACTGCAGGGGAAAGCCAATGATGATCCTCATTTTCATGCCGCGATTGCTGATGTGTTCCGCTGGTCGGACCGAAAGCCAGAAGCGATCAAGCATTATCGCGAAGCGATCGAGCTTGGTCAGCCCGAGAGTAGCGTCTTCAATAATCTCGGTGCTTTGATTTCGAACGATGACCCGGCTGCAGCCGAAAGGTACCTTCGAAGGGCAGTCGAGATTGATCGTTCAAATTTCAACGCCTGGCACAGCCTTGGTAACGCCTTGGTCCGCCAAGGCAAATTACAAGACGCGATTAAGTGCTACCAATCTGCAGTGCAAATTAACCCAGGATTTCAGCCTGCAAGAATCGTGCTGGATCGCCTCGCCAGGCTTGAAAACGATTCGGCAAAATAG
- a CDS encoding tetratricopeptide repeat protein: MTEKLAPKDSLVESEQAAQSLQETNSTDLIPISRWQHTKAIVALAVVSLAVYAPSLNGVFLLDDHNNIVANNQIQTGVLNPELWTSVRGLTMGTFAINYQLSGLDPRGFHWVNNSIHTLSVVLLYAFSIRLLRNPRSRIRSVQLAAFLIAMLWAVHPLCTQAVTYLVQRAEILMAMSMLGFLIALDHSSVSSRKRRWQWFAVGIFLAGAASKEVMVMALPIGMLYDRLFLSTGWGETLKRRSTVWVGCATLLLVAAAIKGPTLLASNSSVGFSMESIRPGQYVATQPLILLHYIRLMLWPEPLVFDYGWPPETEMWKIALSTAIVFVAAVGCILKASRFPVFAFTILAALLMFVPTSLMPLQDLAVEHRAYLSCGFVLIAIVASLFRWIESSEERSKVLPIALFGGAAFVFALLTVNRNAIYSSRVAMWQDVIDKTQGAGHQNMYLARAYTNLGEAFAEQSEWDQSIDALEHAVQIGGYPQQVHGNLARAYIELNLPNKAAVHIVEAVKRNPKDARTRQQAGLLAIRQKDFETAEKMFSVAAELSPQDEVILFNLAKSQVALGQLELAEANFRRSIELRPSEAAPHYSLIALLARQGKFDPAKQLCETWLSDHPEDGRVNVLLGSLFASEQNMDEAVQHWKVAATQSPPTEQANFLLGNYYLQTGDRKLARQHLEAEVGVDATNVEALVNLGALSAENEPRTARKYFQKALAVQPTYLQADFNIAAIDARLGKRDEATTRLRSIIDRHPNFAPANQLLQALESIPISQ; encoded by the coding sequence ATGACCGAGAAGCTTGCTCCCAAAGACTCTCTGGTGGAATCAGAACAGGCAGCTCAATCGTTGCAGGAAACCAATTCCACTGATTTGATTCCCATCAGTCGGTGGCAACATACGAAGGCCATTGTGGCGTTAGCCGTTGTATCATTGGCTGTCTACGCCCCATCATTAAACGGCGTATTCCTGCTGGACGATCACAATAATATCGTCGCCAACAATCAAATCCAAACTGGCGTATTGAATCCCGAACTTTGGACCAGTGTCCGCGGGCTGACGATGGGCACGTTCGCGATCAACTATCAGCTTTCCGGTTTGGATCCTCGCGGGTTTCATTGGGTCAACAATTCGATTCATACGCTATCGGTTGTTTTACTCTACGCATTCTCGATCCGATTGCTACGAAACCCTCGATCCAGAATCCGATCGGTTCAGCTGGCCGCATTTTTGATCGCGATGCTTTGGGCGGTACATCCGCTCTGCACCCAAGCGGTTACCTATCTGGTTCAACGAGCCGAAATACTGATGGCGATGTCAATGCTAGGCTTCCTGATCGCCCTGGATCATTCGTCAGTTTCGTCACGGAAACGAAGGTGGCAATGGTTTGCAGTGGGCATTTTCCTGGCTGGAGCGGCAAGCAAAGAAGTAATGGTCATGGCGTTACCCATCGGAATGCTCTACGACCGTTTGTTTTTGTCGACCGGTTGGGGCGAGACGCTGAAACGACGTTCGACAGTTTGGGTCGGCTGCGCCACATTGCTATTGGTCGCTGCAGCGATCAAAGGCCCTACGCTGTTAGCATCCAACTCGAGTGTGGGCTTCTCGATGGAGTCGATCCGGCCTGGGCAGTACGTCGCGACTCAACCGTTGATCTTGCTTCACTACATTCGATTGATGCTTTGGCCAGAACCATTGGTATTTGACTACGGCTGGCCTCCAGAAACTGAGATGTGGAAGATCGCGTTAAGTACCGCTATCGTCTTCGTTGCCGCGGTCGGATGCATTTTAAAAGCGAGTCGTTTTCCTGTATTCGCTTTTACGATTTTGGCTGCTTTGCTGATGTTTGTCCCGACCAGCTTGATGCCGCTTCAGGATCTCGCTGTGGAACACCGTGCATATCTATCTTGCGGGTTTGTCTTGATAGCGATTGTCGCCTCGCTGTTTCGCTGGATCGAATCATCTGAGGAACGATCAAAAGTATTGCCGATCGCACTGTTTGGAGGAGCGGCGTTTGTGTTTGCACTGCTCACGGTCAATCGAAACGCAATCTATTCGTCCCGTGTTGCCATGTGGCAAGACGTAATCGACAAGACACAAGGGGCAGGCCACCAAAATATGTATTTGGCCCGTGCATATACCAACCTGGGTGAAGCCTTCGCAGAGCAGTCCGAATGGGATCAGTCGATTGATGCCCTTGAACACGCTGTCCAAATTGGCGGCTATCCACAACAAGTTCACGGCAACCTCGCGCGTGCCTACATAGAATTGAATCTTCCTAACAAGGCTGCGGTGCATATTGTGGAAGCCGTAAAACGCAACCCAAAAGACGCTCGAACCCGGCAACAAGCCGGCCTACTGGCGATCCGGCAAAAGGACTTCGAAACGGCAGAAAAGATGTTTTCCGTCGCTGCTGAGCTATCGCCACAGGACGAAGTTATCCTCTTCAACCTTGCCAAATCTCAGGTAGCGCTGGGACAACTGGAGTTGGCGGAAGCAAACTTCCGACGTTCGATCGAACTTCGGCCGTCCGAGGCCGCACCACACTACAGCTTGATCGCTTTGTTGGCACGACAAGGAAAATTCGATCCAGCAAAACAACTTTGCGAAACATGGCTTTCCGACCACCCCGAAGACGGACGCGTTAACGTCCTGCTCGGAAGTCTCTTTGCTTCGGAACAAAACATGGATGAAGCGGTACAGCATTGGAAAGTGGCGGCAACGCAGTCACCTCCGACAGAACAAGCAAATTTCCTACTAGGAAACTATTATCTGCAAACAGGTGATCGAAAACTCGCGCGACAGCACCTCGAAGCCGAAGTCGGTGTCGATGCGACGAACGTCGAGGCTCTTGTCAATCTAGGTGCACTGTCGGCGGAAAATGAGCCCCGAACCGCCCGGAAATACTTTCAAAAAGCCTTGGCGGTGCAACCGACTTACCTTCAGGCCGATTTCAACATTGCGGCAATCGATGCTCGCCTTGGGAAACGTGACGAAGCAACCACGAGATTAAGAAGCATCATTGACCGGCATCCAAACTTTGCACCGGCGAACCAGTTGCTGCAAGCGTTGGAATCAATCCCCATATCGCAGTAG